The following are encoded together in the Edaphobacter lichenicola genome:
- the rpsD gene encoding 30S ribosomal protein S4 encodes MARYTGPVCRLCRRDGTKLFLKGTKCFSEKCPVEKRNFPPGQHGQSRKVKKVVGYGLQLREKQKAKRIYFTLETQFRAYYQKASNKTGVTGELLLQQLETRLDNVAYRLGFAMSRRQARQVVRHGHLQVNGRKVNIPSFQVKVGDEIAIREGSKALVMLEEAKNFAAGQNQVQWLDINRDNLSGKVIALPKREDVNLPVNEQLIVELYSK; translated from the coding sequence ATGGCACGTTATACCGGACCCGTCTGCCGCCTCTGCCGCCGCGACGGCACCAAACTCTTTCTCAAGGGAACCAAATGCTTCTCTGAAAAATGCCCGGTCGAGAAGCGCAACTTTCCCCCAGGCCAGCACGGCCAGTCCCGCAAAGTGAAGAAGGTCGTCGGCTACGGTCTGCAGCTCCGCGAGAAGCAGAAGGCCAAGCGCATCTACTTCACCCTCGAGACCCAGTTCCGCGCCTACTACCAGAAGGCTTCGAACAAGACCGGCGTCACTGGCGAGCTTCTGCTCCAGCAGCTTGAGACCCGCCTCGACAACGTCGCCTACCGCCTCGGCTTCGCCATGAGCCGCCGCCAGGCCCGTCAGGTCGTTCGTCACGGCCACCTCCAGGTCAACGGCCGCAAGGTCAACATCCCGTCCTTCCAGGTCAAGGTTGGCGATGAGATCGCGATTCGCGAGGGCTCGAAGGCTCTGGTCATGCTCGAAGAGGCCAAGAACTTTGCCGCCGGTCAAAATCAGGTTCAGTGGCTCGACATCAACCGCGACAATCTCTCCGGCAAGGTCATCGCTCTGCCGAAGCGCGAAGACGTCAACCTGCCCGTCAACGAGCAGCTGATAGTCGAACTCTACAGCAAGTAA
- the secY gene encoding preprotein translocase subunit SecY, translated as MFEKIANIFKIPDLRKRVLFTLGMLAVYRLGGHIPTPGINADMLAQFFNQNSGSALGLVDLFSGGNLRKLTVFALGIMPYITASIIFQLLTVIYEPLAKLQKEGELGRRKITQWTRYVTVLLGIVQSFAIALTLTNTSTGQTMVTISRAAFIPLCVITLTAGTAFIMWLGEQITERGIGNGMSLLIFAGIVVGLPKGIENLYEKVRDNAWGALTPIAVAFLIVGMIAVVAFIVFVERSERRIPVQYAKRIVGRKMMGGQSTHLPLKVNSGGVMPVIFASSILSAPLLFSGAHIFGYSLQDSSFFGPILRALAPGEPWYELLQMVAIIFFAYFYISIVFRPDDIADNMRKYGGFIPGIRPGKRTADFINDVLTRITLVGALYLIIITIIPQLLISGIHFNHLWLIGSVFDRLPTWMTNGLGVNFYFGGTSLLIVVGVAMDTVQQIESQLIMRHYDGFTPKSGRIRGRKSW; from the coding sequence ATGTTCGAGAAAATCGCAAACATCTTCAAAATCCCCGACCTCCGCAAACGCGTGTTGTTTACGCTTGGCATGTTGGCCGTATACCGCCTCGGCGGGCACATCCCCACCCCCGGCATCAACGCCGACATGCTCGCCCAGTTCTTCAATCAGAACTCCGGCTCAGCTCTCGGCCTGGTCGATCTCTTCTCCGGCGGAAACCTCCGCAAGCTCACCGTCTTCGCGCTCGGCATCATGCCGTACATCACGGCGTCGATCATCTTCCAGCTGCTCACGGTCATCTATGAGCCTCTGGCGAAGCTGCAGAAGGAAGGCGAACTCGGCCGCCGCAAGATCACCCAGTGGACGCGTTACGTTACGGTTCTGCTTGGCATCGTGCAGTCGTTTGCCATCGCGCTGACGCTCACCAATACCAGCACCGGGCAGACGATGGTCACCATCTCCCGCGCCGCTTTCATCCCGCTTTGCGTCATTACTCTCACCGCCGGCACTGCATTCATCATGTGGCTGGGGGAACAGATCACCGAGCGCGGCATCGGCAATGGCATGAGCCTGCTCATCTTCGCTGGTATCGTCGTCGGCTTGCCCAAAGGCATTGAGAATCTCTACGAGAAGGTACGTGACAACGCCTGGGGAGCGCTGACTCCCATCGCTGTCGCCTTCCTGATCGTGGGCATGATCGCCGTCGTCGCCTTCATCGTCTTCGTGGAGCGCTCCGAGCGTCGCATTCCGGTCCAGTACGCCAAGCGCATCGTTGGCCGCAAGATGATGGGTGGCCAGTCGACACACCTCCCGCTCAAGGTCAACTCCGGCGGTGTGATGCCGGTCATCTTCGCCAGCTCCATCCTGTCGGCTCCTCTGCTCTTCTCCGGCGCTCACATCTTCGGCTACTCTCTGCAGGACTCCTCCTTCTTTGGTCCGATCCTGCGTGCTCTGGCTCCCGGCGAGCCGTGGTACGAACTGCTGCAGATGGTCGCGATCATCTTCTTCGCCTACTTCTACATCTCGATCGTCTTCCGTCCAGACGATATCGCCGACAACATGCGCAAGTACGGCGGCTTTATCCCCGGAATTCGTCCCGGCAAGCGCACTGCCGACTTCATCAATGATGTGCTGACACGCATCACCCTTGTCGGCGCGCTCTATCTCATCATCATCACCATCATTCCGCAGCTGCTCATCAGCGGAATCCACTTCAACCATCTCTGGCTCATCGGCTCGGTCTTTGATCGGCTGCCGACCTGGATGACCAACGGCCTCGGCGTCAACTTCTACTTCGGCGGTACCAGCCTGCTGATCGTTGTCGGCGTAGCCATGGACACGGTCCAGCAGATCGAATCGCAGCTCATCATGCGTCACTATGACGGCTTCACTCCCAAGAGTGGCCGAATCCGTGGCCGCAAGAGCTGGTAG
- a CDS encoding DUF1272 domain-containing protein, which produces MKSECERCNTALNADGVAFICSYECSFCATCAQVMNAICPNCGGELVLRPRRRQDVTTTGS; this is translated from the coding sequence ATGAAGTCCGAATGCGAGCGCTGTAATACGGCTCTCAATGCAGACGGAGTAGCCTTCATCTGCAGTTATGAGTGCAGCTTCTGTGCAACATGCGCTCAGGTTATGAATGCAATCTGTCCCAACTGCGGCGGTGAGCTTGTTCTCAGGCCCCGCCGCAGGCAAGACGTTACAACAACTGGATCGTGA
- a CDS encoding DNA-directed RNA polymerase subunit alpha translates to MLWRGFQKPKRLAVDTETLTEKYGKFSAQPFERGFGTTIGNALRRTLLSSIEGAAVTAVRIEGVLHEFQSITGVVEDATDIILNLKQIPFKLAGEGPKALYLRADQAGVITSGMIEADGDVEILDKNVYICTVSEGGKIDMEMRLKRGRGYISADKNFDGDLGLGFIPVDSVHSPVRKVNYLVEAARLGQITDYDKLTIEIWTNGTVLPADALGLSAKLLKDHMTIFINFEEEMEAGHDGSHDGPALRNENLNRSVEELELSVRSYNCLKNANIATIGELIQKTEAEMLKTKNFGRKSLNEIKEILAQMGLSLGMKIDENGNPQPGPTSVLPAATLAASFGNFDDDDDEDEDEDEDLDLVGSEPENF, encoded by the coding sequence ATGCTTTGGAGAGGTTTTCAAAAGCCCAAGCGTCTCGCAGTCGACACCGAAACACTCACCGAAAAGTACGGCAAGTTCTCCGCGCAGCCCTTTGAGCGCGGCTTCGGTACCACCATCGGCAACGCCCTTCGCCGGACGTTACTTTCCTCTATCGAGGGTGCCGCAGTAACCGCCGTTCGCATCGAAGGTGTCCTGCACGAGTTCCAGTCCATCACTGGTGTTGTAGAAGATGCGACCGACATCATCCTGAACCTCAAGCAGATTCCGTTTAAGCTTGCCGGCGAAGGCCCCAAGGCTCTCTACCTCCGTGCCGACCAGGCCGGCGTCATCACCTCCGGCATGATCGAAGCTGACGGCGACGTTGAGATCCTCGACAAGAACGTCTATATCTGCACCGTCTCCGAAGGCGGCAAGATCGACATGGAGATGCGTCTCAAGCGCGGCCGCGGCTACATCTCTGCCGACAAGAACTTCGACGGCGACCTCGGCCTCGGCTTCATTCCGGTCGACTCCGTTCACTCTCCCGTTCGCAAGGTCAACTACCTCGTTGAGGCAGCCCGTCTCGGTCAGATCACCGACTACGACAAGCTCACCATCGAGATCTGGACCAACGGGACCGTGCTCCCCGCAGACGCGCTTGGCCTCTCCGCCAAGTTGCTGAAGGACCACATGACCATCTTCATCAACTTTGAAGAGGAGATGGAAGCTGGTCACGACGGCAGCCACGACGGCCCGGCCCTGCGCAACGAGAACCTCAACCGTTCGGTAGAAGAGCTTGAGCTCTCCGTCCGCAGCTACAACTGCCTCAAGAACGCCAACATCGCCACCATCGGCGAACTCATCCAGAAGACCGAAGCCGAGATGCTGAAGACCAAGAACTTCGGCCGCAAGTCCCTGAATGAGATCAAAGAGATCCTCGCGCAGATGGGCCTGTCCCTCGGCATGAAGATCGACGAGAACGGCAACCCGCAGCCCGGACCCACCTCCGTTCTGCCCGCAGCCACTCTCGCCGCCAGCTTCGGCAACTTTGATGACGATGATGACGAAGATGAAGATGAGGACGAAGACCTCGACCTCGTCGGCAGTGAGCCAGAGAACTTCTAG
- the map gene encoding type I methionyl aminopeptidase yields MAIMIKTAQEIEKMRISGKALRQVHNAIAPHVVPGASTMDLEEIAVKKIAELGAIAAFKGYHGFPAALCTSVNNEVVHGMPNAKRILAEGDILSIDCGVIIDGFYSDAAVTYPIGKVSAGTTKLLEVTKASLEKAIEQCQVGGRLGDISAAVQELCEAEGFGVVREFVGHGIGRAMHEDPQVPNFGAAGKGPRLKAGMVLAIEPMINAGGPEVRVLKDGWTAVTIDGSYSAHFEHTVALTKDGPLVLTR; encoded by the coding sequence ATGGCCATCATGATCAAAACGGCGCAGGAGATCGAGAAGATGCGGATCTCCGGCAAGGCTCTCCGCCAGGTTCATAACGCAATCGCGCCCCATGTTGTTCCTGGCGCGTCGACGATGGATCTCGAGGAGATTGCCGTAAAAAAGATCGCCGAGCTGGGCGCCATTGCAGCCTTCAAGGGATACCACGGCTTTCCCGCGGCTCTGTGCACCTCGGTCAACAACGAGGTCGTCCACGGCATGCCCAACGCCAAGCGCATCCTCGCCGAAGGCGATATTCTCTCTATCGACTGCGGAGTTATCATCGACGGCTTTTACTCGGACGCCGCCGTGACCTACCCGATCGGCAAGGTGAGCGCTGGGACGACAAAGCTTCTCGAAGTGACAAAGGCCTCCCTCGAGAAGGCGATCGAGCAGTGCCAGGTTGGCGGGCGGTTGGGCGATATCTCCGCCGCCGTCCAGGAACTCTGTGAAGCGGAGGGTTTTGGGGTCGTCCGGGAGTTTGTCGGGCACGGGATTGGCCGCGCCATGCACGAAGACCCGCAGGTTCCGAACTTTGGCGCTGCCGGCAAGGGACCGAGGTTGAAGGCGGGCATGGTGCTCGCCATCGAGCCTATGATCAACGCCGGCGGGCCCGAAGTGCGGGTTTTGAAGGATGGCTGGACGGCGGTGACCATTGACGGCAGCTACAGCGCCCACTTTGAGCACACCGTCGCCCTCACGAAAGATGGCCCCTTGGTGCTTACCCGCTAG
- a CDS encoding adenylate kinase, which yields MTTSTASEPETAPAEKNFLPGPVLLLGAPGVGKGTQAKALMAAYGIPQISTGDILRWNISNGTPLGKAAKTLVDQGTLVSDELVNQMVADRLKQPDTRRGFILDGFPRTLNQANWLDAQLTSDAGTLPVVAISIVVEYEQLLHRITGRRICGTDHIYNIYSNPPAVPGICDVDGSALIQRPDDSEAVFTERMKTFEAQTAPVIEHYRKQGRFEIVDGDRPVEEVTAGIVSALKRLRNDSNQ from the coding sequence TTGACTACAAGCACCGCATCCGAACCCGAGACGGCCCCGGCAGAGAAGAACTTCCTGCCCGGGCCGGTCCTCCTTTTAGGCGCTCCCGGCGTTGGCAAGGGCACGCAGGCGAAGGCGCTGATGGCCGCTTACGGTATCCCGCAGATCTCCACCGGCGACATCCTCCGCTGGAACATCTCCAACGGTACGCCACTCGGCAAGGCGGCGAAGACTCTCGTCGATCAGGGCACCCTCGTCTCTGACGAACTCGTCAACCAGATGGTCGCCGACCGACTAAAACAGCCTGATACGCGGCGTGGCTTTATTCTTGATGGGTTTCCACGGACGCTGAATCAAGCGAACTGGCTCGATGCGCAGTTGACCTCTGATGCCGGCACTCTGCCCGTGGTCGCGATCAGCATCGTCGTCGAGTACGAGCAGCTGCTCCATCGCATCACCGGCCGTAGGATCTGTGGAACGGACCACATCTATAACATCTATTCGAATCCACCTGCTGTTCCAGGCATCTGTGATGTTGATGGTTCCGCTCTGATCCAGCGTCCCGATGATTCCGAGGCTGTCTTCACGGAACGCATGAAGACTTTTGAAGCCCAGACCGCTCCTGTGATTGAACACTATCGGAAGCAGGGCCGCTTCGAAATAGTAGACGGGGACCGCCCAGTCGAAGAAGTGACTGCCGGAATCGTGTCCGCTCTTAAACGTCTTCGCAACGATTCGAACCAGTAG
- the rpmJ gene encoding 50S ribosomal protein L36, whose product MKVRASVKKMCDKCKVIHRRGVVRVICENAKHKQRQG is encoded by the coding sequence ATGAAGGTCCGTGCCTCAGTAAAGAAGATGTGTGACAAGTGCAAGGTTATTCACCGCCGCGGTGTTGTGCGTGTTATCTGCGAGAACGCAAAGCACAAGCAGCGTCAGGGATAA
- the rpsM gene encoding 30S ribosomal protein S13, with amino-acid sequence MARIAGVDVPNNKQVRIGLTYIFGIGDSRAAKILVKADVDPVAKVGTLDEDALNRIRQVIEAEGQIEGDLRKDISLNIKRLIEIQSYRGLRHRRSLPVRGQRTHTNARTRKGPRKGTVAGKKKATK; translated from the coding sequence ATGGCACGTATTGCTGGAGTCGATGTCCCTAATAACAAACAGGTGCGCATCGGTCTCACCTACATCTTCGGAATCGGCGACTCTCGCGCCGCCAAGATCCTCGTGAAGGCGGATGTCGATCCCGTCGCGAAGGTCGGCACGCTCGACGAGGACGCGCTGAACCGCATCCGTCAGGTCATTGAAGCCGAGGGCCAGATCGAAGGCGATCTCCGCAAGGACATCTCGCTCAACATCAAGCGCCTGATCGAAATTCAGTCCTACCGTGGCCTCCGCCATCGCCGCAGCCTTCCTGTCCGTGGCCAGCGTACCCACACCAACGCTCGCACCCGCAAAGGCCCACGCAAGGGAACCGTTGCCGGTAAGAAGAAAGCGACGAAATAA
- the rpsK gene encoding 30S ribosomal protein S11: MAKTQNTKGAAKPGKNKKFKKRERKNVPFGLVFIQASFNNTIVTITDQVGNTLSWKSSGSLGFRGSRKGTPFAAQQAAVGAANAARDHGVRSVDVRVSGPGSGRESAIRALATTGIEVRSIRDVTPMPHNGCRPPKRRRV, encoded by the coding sequence ATGGCGAAGACACAGAATACGAAGGGTGCAGCAAAGCCCGGCAAGAATAAGAAGTTCAAGAAGCGCGAGCGGAAGAATGTTCCATTTGGCCTCGTCTTTATTCAGGCTTCGTTCAACAACACCATCGTCACCATCACCGACCAGGTCGGCAATACGCTGAGCTGGAAGTCGTCCGGTTCGCTTGGCTTCCGAGGCTCCCGCAAGGGAACCCCGTTTGCCGCGCAGCAGGCCGCCGTCGGTGCAGCCAACGCAGCCCGCGACCACGGTGTCCGCTCGGTCGATGTGCGCGTCTCCGGTCCCGGCTCTGGCCGTGAGTCCGCGATCCGCGCTCTCGCCACCACCGGCATCGAGGTTCGCAGCATCCGCGACGTTACGCCGATGCCGCACAACGGTTGTCGTCCGCCGAAGCGCCGCCGCGTTTGA
- the infA gene encoding translation initiation factor IF-1 encodes MSKEDAIEVMAVVVETLPNAMFKVELENKHQALAHVSGRMRKNFIRILPGDRVAIELSPYDLNRGRIVYRYK; translated from the coding sequence TTGTCGAAGGAAGATGCAATTGAAGTGATGGCGGTGGTCGTCGAGACCCTGCCGAATGCGATGTTCAAGGTCGAGCTTGAGAACAAGCACCAGGCCCTTGCACACGTCTCCGGACGTATGCGCAAAAACTTCATTCGTATCCTCCCCGGCGACCGCGTCGCGATTGAGCTCAGTCCGTACGATCTCAACCGCGGCCGCATTGTCTACCGCTACAAGTAG